ACAATGTCAACATCTCGTCCATTTGTTGGTAATGTGTGACCACAATAGACGACCATACCAATATTTCAGTCATAGAGAAAAAATATTACGGTCCTTTTTACGGTACATCTAATCAGTGGACGAACGGACCAGATCAACCAATACCACAACACAATTTGTGTAGTATTTAGACCCCAAACAAATCTTTGGACCCCAAAGGGGCACTACGGGAAGTGAAAAATTTGGAGTTGGGAGTGCATACGAAGAATGAGACACAAGACTCCGGCAAATGGCCATATCAATTTCATAACTAGACACCATCTCCACCAGTTGCGCAGGCGAGAGATAGGGTACGCTTGGTTTCCATTCACGGTGACAATGTGGCAGACATCTCTTTTGCACCTTTTATCCTCTACGTCTAGCTGAGACCCTGCCATCCCTCGTCGTCCCTTGCTTGGCTCATAGACCTCTTGCTTGGCTCAGGTAGTTCATCCATTATGAATCAATGAATCATGCTTGACAGAATTGAATCAAAGCATTCGTGCTTCAAGAATGTAATGATCAAGCCACAATCCACGCTTAACATCGCAACTAATAGAAAGAAACTAGGTGATTTCAATTATGTGAAACATCGACCGAGTTGTAGAAGGCAGATGACTGGCCGCACATGCAAATGGAAGCGAAGAAGAAAGTGGGGGAGCAGGATTGCGACCTACGAGCACACGAATGGATTGATCAAAAGACTCCAAAAACTGATGGACAAATTACTCTTGCAGAGACAAACAAGAAATACCTAAACAACCATACAAAATCAATGGTTAGACCCAAACTACACCTTGATTCAGTAGTAAGAGGTACCATAAAAATATATCAAATTATCCTTGTTTGGTTGGTTCGCCCActagtttagtttagtttttttttttgcaaataccAACCATGGACTGACAAAATCTTCACTAAAGTTCTGGTTGGCCACATCTCTCATTCACTTGACTCAAATTAAACACACCCTAAAAGTCTAAAAATGTACTTCTTAATTAGCCTTTTGTGTATGTACTACCAATAAATAGGTCATTGGTTACAAAAAGCTTGATCTCTATGTATATGTGGAAACGTAAAGTAGTGGTCCTTGAAAATTGAGTGGCCCGTGAAAGGATGGCTAGATTCTACTTGTCTATTCAGCTATGTGTGCATACAAGTGATTAATTTTGCTGATTCCATTCATCACACATTGCCACTTTTCTTAACCTCTGTTCGCCATCAACCTTTTGTTATGGAAAACAGAACCAGGAACCCAATTAACAATAGATGATACCCCGCACATTGCTCTAGAGGTTACACGGAGCATGAAAATTTATATTTATAATATGAGAACTAAAACCGAAAATACATATGATTTATGGTTTCTATTATTATACATTtgtaaaatatttattaaatataaatAACATTATATCATGGGAATtctcatgcatgtttgcatgtttcGTGAGTTTTTTTCAGTGATGATTGTATGTTAAGGTGGCTATTTTCCCATACATACTACATGCTGAGGTGGCATacttgcatgttaagagaaatatgTTAGTGAGGGCTATCTATTTTAGATATAAgtatgcatgtttgcatgttgtgGTTAGCTTTTTTCTATGCATgattgcatgttgaggtgggcaTTTTCCCATACATTTTGCCTGTTGAGGTGACATACTTGCACGTTCCGACAAATATGTTAGTATGGGCTAGCTATTTTTATACAGATGATATGTGTGTGCTTATTGCTTCATAGAGGGTTGTCTGTTGGTAATTTGTGACTACAATAGGCTACTATATATAATTGTTTTTTGGTCACAAGTAAAAATTACGGTCCTTTACGATACATCTAATCTACATGAGCTATCCATTTAAGTGGGCAAACGAACCACATCAAACAATACTGCAACACATTTCATGAAGTATTTTGACTCTAAACAAATTTTGTGACCCGCAAGGATATTATGGGAAGGAGAAAATGGTGAACTACGCACAAGACGAAGGCTTGAGACTCCAGCGAATCGCCAGATCTCTAATTAACAAGACACTAGCTCCACTAGTTGCATAGGTGACAGATAGGATGTCTTTGGTTTAGTCACAATGACGATGTGGATGCCATCTCTTTTGCACCCTTTGTCCTCTGTCTGGCGGAGACCCTCCCATCCCTTATCGCCCTTCTCCTTATACCTCCAATGCCGATAACATACCAATATTTGAATCCGGCAACATATGGCCTTTTTTCTCGAAAAGGGGGTTTGCCCCGGCCGCTCTCGCTCCCTGCCATGGTGGCGGGACCAACTCATCGTTGACGGCAGCCGCTTGCCAAGACGCATCGAATTGCACCGTTGTTCTTACTCTCCCTTGATGCAGGATGCCATATTACTAAAAGGGTAATGTTTGTGAGCGGCGGACCGGCTGAAGCTTGGGCCGATCGCGCGCGCATCGTTGGATGAGATCGAACCCATCGCCCTCCGCCTGCTCCACGTAGCACTGGCCCACCCACCGCTTCGCCACGCCTACCTTATCTCTTCGTAGAAGATTTTTATCATCCACTCATTCCCTTTCTCCCTGCTCGCGACGCATCTCATTCTTATCTCTTTCTCTCGCGTCTTCCGGCGACCACCGGCACCCAAGCAGAGCAGCATCACTTTTTTGTGTGAGGATGGCTGCAGAGGCAATCGACGGCGGCAGGATCTGCGGACCTTGGTTGGTCGAGCTCCAACCGTGGGGACGGGGAGCTGCAACCCCTGGGTTGAGATTTGGAGGCGATGGCGACAAGTGCTGTAACCCAGCAAGCCGCCGGTGCTAGAGACGGCGGCGACAAGTGCTGGAGAGTTGGAGCCACTGCGACAAGTGCTAGAGATCCGGCGAGGGTCTTTTTTTCTGGAAGCAGCCCCAAATTTGTACCcattttttgctacaaccgttcTGAATTTTGCTACTATCGTTTTGTCAATTCCTACATCCCTCTTTCTTTGCTAGGATGTGCAAATGTGATGTTTTTTTCTGGTCGATTTTtggtagaaccatgtttgattttgCTGGAAACGGAGacattttttgctacatccatgttttgattttgctggaaccgCACACAATTTTTGCTACATCCACCCACGGCGGTGTTGGTCGACGGCGGCGATGGCTATCTTTTTGCTACTACCGTTGGAGCTTTTTACTACATCCATGTAAGGCGGAGCTGTGACCTCGCGAAGGCGGCGAGCGTTTTGCTGCACCCGTAGTTTGATTTTGCTACTACCGGTGagatttttgctacatccattcaaaTGGCGTTGATTGACTGGCGGCCGTCGTCGATGTAATTCCGTGCAGCGAGCATCAATGGCGAGGGATGGCGGCGGAGCTACAACCATCGTCCTCAAGAGCTGCACCCGCAGGTGGAGCTGTTGCATGGGTCGAGGCGACAACGAGGCCGGGAGGGTGAGGACCGGTGACGAGAACACCTGGCAAGGGCGGGGTCCGGCGGGCGACGAGGAAGACCGGCGAGCGTGGGGATTGACGATGGGGACGTCCACCGGAGGGGACAGGAGGCGTGCTGCCGCGGTCCCCGAGCGGGACATGCGGATCCAGCCCGAACTGCCCGAGGAAGAAAAAGCTAGGGgcgatttgtttttttttttgcctgaATCCAACTGCTGCGCGGCTCACATCCAACGGCCTAGGCTAGACCGGCCGAAACTTTCgaccggtgcgccggcgcctataaGCGCCCTTACTAGAAAGAGAAAAGTTGCTCAGCTTGCCGTCGGAGCCGTGACAGAATTAACACGTTGCGGCCAGTAGAGTAGTATGACGAGCACGAAGACACGCATTATTTATAGCCTATGTAAACAGGGAAACCTAAAAATGGTAACGTCACCACGCATGTTGGGTTGATTGTTACGCTGTGTGCTTATACAATTACAATCGAGGCGAGAGTGAGGTGAGGTGAGGTGAGGTGCGGCGTGCGTGTAGTGTATCGTGGACATGGGATCCAATTGCAGAGACGCGAATCGGATCGgagggagagaaaaaaaaagaacgtgCACGGGAGAAGCGAAAACGCGTCTGTCGACAGAATACAAGAAAAAGTGAACGAAGCTGTGGTTGGATGGTTGGAAGGACTGTAGTATCCTTAACCCATCAGGATTTAAGTCCTGGTGCttgcatttatttctggatttatttcaggatttccggcaatgCGCTTTTAGTGgaagacgtttccgtcgacgacgaggtgcctacggtaactcgtaaatttcaagatgatatgccggctcagtattttgaaggtgctcatagggataaggTATGCGTGTGTACGTCGGCTAAGTTATTTTACCGGAGGCGGGAGGTACCGGAGCCGAATCCGCCGTTGGGTAGTTTCGTCAAGATCTGTGCGGGTGTAGTCTGTATAAGTTAGTAAATGAACCTGCATCTTTATACATTTGTAATACCACTGTCCAGACTGACAAGTAGTACACAATACATTTAAGTGGAGCCCACACATTGGAGATATTTATTCTGTCTATCCTTCTCCTCTACAGATGCGTCTCCTCTGGCATCCTGTCTCCCTCCGTCGCCATTCTTTCTCCTCGAGTTCTTGCCCCAGTTCTCCAATCTCATATCAGTCTATCAGTACACACCGGAGTAGATATTGTTCTATTCTAGGTTAGAAAACCTCTACTAGAGATTTTGCATCCGCTTTCTAGCCATGAAGCAGCCGTAGCTAAATCCCCATCTGATTGTAGGCTGGAATCAGAAAAATTTAGAGAGTTCTATCAAATTTGGTATCCTTTGGCACAGATCTTATCCGATACTCTATCCATTGTTGCCTCAAGTAACCAACTAAGGTCAGTTCATATATGTTTTTCATTTTGTTGTTTTCGGATCTTCATTCTGTTCTGTTTTGATGCACAGAAAACACTTTATCATTACTGTGCATACAGTTTATTATTGTTCAATATTCTTTCCGCCTTATGTAATTCCATTAATCTTTTAGGTAATTATGGAAAGTCAAATGGACACAGTGCCTGCCAGTTTTATGGAACTACTAAACATGGTTGAACATCCTATTACAAATTTCAATCAACCGTAAGTTCTTAATTTTTAGATTGAAATATATTTACTTATCTCTTGTTTCCAAATTACCTATAAAATATTTAACAGGATTATGTTTTACTACATTTTTTTAATCTAGGAATACTGAAAACTCAATACCTGAAGAGAGTTCATGTTATTCTGATAGACCTTATTTCTCCGAAGACAATGATGTACTTTCCAGACCTAACCTAAGGTAAACAGCAGTAATTAAATTCATTTAACACCTGGAAGTATGTGATAAAATTATTTACGATATATGCTAACTTGTATTCATTTCTTAAAACAGGGTTGAAACTTGTGATTATGTCGATGACTCAAACGAAGTAGAGTCACGTCTACAATGTAGGAAAGACACTGTCGAACTTCCAGATAAGATGTTTATGCCCGAAAATCTAGATGAGAACTACTTATTTTCTGCATACAATGTTCAGACTGAAGAGTCAGATTCAAATGAACGATTCCTCGAGTAAGAGTAAACTATGTTTGATCTTCATTTCATAAAAAATATATGATATTAGTTTTATGTAAACATGTTTGTTTGTTTTGGACAGAGGAGGACAAGTTGGAGCTGTTGAAAATGGAATTAGAAGTTATTGTGAAGACACATCTGTGCAAATGTTAAGGCCGGTTGTTGGTATGAAGTTTTCATCAATTGCAGAAGCATATGACTTCTACAATACTTATTCTTGGGTACTTGGTTTCAGTATTAGGAATGGTGATAATTATATCACCATTCGGACTTGCGTACAGATAATGCAGGAATTCACttgccaacgagccgtaagtaataaTGTTATAATTGATCATGTCTTAATCTCATAAATAATCTGAAGATAAATGTATAATGATTTAGTATGTCTCCTAACATTGAATCTTATTCCGCAATTATGTTTCCAGGGATTCAACAAGAATACTAAATATGCAACTACTAGATGTGGTTGCAAGGCAACACTCAGGGTAAATCTGAATTAAAATTCTGAATGGTATGTCAGAGTTTTTCGTGAAGAACACAATCATGCCCTTGTGGAATCTTGCAGTGAGAAGAAACACCTCCATTCACATCAACACATTGACAAGCCAATTAGAGACTTAATAAAGAATCTTAGAGAGAACAATGTATCACTAACAAGGGTTAATTCTATAGTTGCTGGTTTCTATGGATCAACAAAGAAAGTTCCATTCTGTAAGCGGAAGTTACGTACGGTTTGTTCACAGATTGCTAGTGAAACGCTTCAGGACGACATTGCTAAAACACTGGAGAACTTCCGTGATATGATTGCACTGGACGATAGATTTGCTTTTTGTGCtcaggtggatgatgacaacaggcTAAAGTCACTAATGTGGACTAGTGGAAGGAGTAGATCATTATATAATCACTTTGGAGATGCAATAACTTTTGACACTACGTATGGAACAAATATCTACAAAATGCCATTTGGTATGTTTGTAGGGGTTAGTAACCACTTTGAGAGTGTAATCTTTGCTGGAGTGTTCTTGACTAATGAGAAGGAAGAGAATTTCCGTTGGGCTTTTAAGCAATTTGTTGCTATGATGGGTGGAAAACCACCAATTACAATTCTTACAGGTAAACTATTATTTTGCAAGACGTTTATTGCTGCCTCTTACACATTAATAGTAACTTCACTAATTTTGAGAATGTAACCATTAATTTGCCTCATGAATAATTCCAGATCAGGCTAGAGCCATTGGAAATGCAGTCATTCAAGAGCTTCCTAATGCAGAACATAGATGGTGCAAATGGCACGTTCTGAAGAGGGCTCATGAACTTCTGGGAGCTGTTTACAGCAAGCATAAAACATTTGCCGATGATTTCCATAAGCTAGTCAACCACATGCTAACTATAAAGGAGTTTGAAGATGCATGGCAATTTGTTACGGAAAAGTATGGTTTACAGGAGCATCCTTTCATGACTAGAGCCTACGAGTGTAGGCACAAATGGGCAAAACCAAACTTTAGTAAAGTATTTTGTGCTAGAATGTGTAGCACTCAACGTAGTGAATGTGCAAACTTTATGCTGAAGATACATATTGTATGTAATTCTTCAATAAATGCATTCATTACACAGTACATTAAGCTTATAGACGATCGTGAGAGTTGTGATGCAGATGCTGAAAGGAAAAACAAACAGGTAAAAATTgtgtaaatttgaattcatttgcaTTGACCAGAGAAATCCTTGATACATGTACTTACTTTCATATAATTTGCACATCTGACTTTATGTAATTTTAAGCAGAAAATAATAAAGGTCCATTTTGGATATCCAATGGAGAAGCATGCTTCAGTTATATATACAGCAAAGGTTTATAATCTATTCAAGAAGGAGCTCATTAAGTCTACATCATACCTTGTGCTTCCTAGTTTGGAGGAACATACATTTGTTGTGAAGCATGTCCAGGCGGAGGCTAGGGAATCATGGTCTAAAGTAATTTACAAAATCAAAGTAGATGAGTCAATTGGATATTACACATGTGAATGTGGACTTTACGAACATTTTGGTGTTCTGTGTAGCCACGTCCTTGCGGTACGATACACATCATTTTatgttttattatttttattttacgCAGAAGGAAGTAATGTTTTGTTCTGGTTTTTAAATTTCGCAGGTCTTTGTTAACAGAGGTGTGTGCAAAATTCCTGATTGTCACATAATGAAGCGGTGGACAAAGCAAGCTAGGTCATCTACTTTCAATAATAAGTTGGAGAAATATATTGGCGACACTAACGAGGAATCTAGATCATTTAGGCACCAACTCCTATGTTTCGCTGCAATAGACATTGTAAATGAAGCTGAGATCGATCCAGATGCATATGCAATTGCAAAGTTAAATTTTAGTAGGTGCAAAAAGGAATTACAGGAGCACAGACTTTCAAAGACAACTACATGCCAGGTGGGATATGGATCAATACCTGAAGATGAAGTAAGTACAAATTCTGGTGTTCAACAGGAAAACAATGAAGTTGTTGAATCATGTGTTCAAATAGTTGATACCGCAAGAAACATTTCAACTCCTGCTTCTTCAATTCTTGCACCTGCTATAATGAAGAGGAATGGTAGACCATCCAATAAAAGGTACATGTCTAGCATGGAAGCTAACATCAAGAAGAAGAGAACTGGGAAAAAACCAGACCCAAAGAACAAACAAGCTGGTGGTGTGATGGGTGTTGTCCAGTCAAGGTTTTGCAGCAAATGTAGATCTCCAACACACACGATCAAAAATTGTCCCCAGCTATATTTACCTTAATGTTCTTTGTTTGCGTTATTTGTTTCTAAGTATTTGTAGAATGAATTGTGTAATAAGTAGAAACTTGTATCGATGATTCACTGAACTAAGTACCGCCGTCTGAACGTTACTACTTATGAATATCTATTTCCCTAAAATATGCCTTATAAAATTTGGATGACTTATTTTGATCATTAATATTATTTTCGTATATGATATAAAATTTCATAATGATTATAATTGATACTCATAAGAAATATATAATCGTTTTATGATTTACTTTAGTGAAGAACAATGTAATATTTTGTATTGTTAATATCTTTGATTTATTAGTTTGTTCTTCAAAATGAATGGTACCTGGTTAGAAAGCTATGTATCGCCATTTTAAAAATTTAGTTATATTATGTTATTTATAAATTATTTTATGCCACGTGTTTCATTTATTTGAAATAATGGTACTTAGCAGCTATATATTCATTGACATCAGTTATTGAAAATGTTTGCTGGACTATATATTTTCAAAAAAAGCAAATCGATTATAAGTGCATTACTAATTTTTTATACATTCTCATTGATTGATTTAAAATTATCAATTTTAGCATTATTATATACTTAATAATATAAAATGTGTTATATATTTTACATTTTTCATTATTAATAGTTTTGTATTTGGTTTTTTATGTCAAAATAAAATAGtgacttactttagttttataattTTCAATTTTCATTGTTAATACATTTTATAATCTTGAATCCGTATATAATTGCATAACAAATATCGTATTTCAGTTGTATAGTATGATTTAAGTACAATATATGCAATGCAATAAATACATAgcaaatataaaatatcatatttcaCATTCATATTTCCTCATGTGAATACAATGTGAAATATAATTAGGTATTTGAAATTGAATTCCTGTAGTGAAATATTATGCCATCTCTTATATCATGTTGTACATATAACTTTTTCATTTCAAAATTTGAAATGGAATAAATACATAgcaaatataaaatatcatatttcaTAATTAATATTTTGTAATATAATTATGCATATTTTATGGTTCGTATTTTGTATATAATGAAATGTGACACGTTGTAACTATAATAATTCAATATGATTATGTGAAATCAAACAATTGTTGGTACAATACAATATGATGTGTAAAAAATATGACTTTTCAGTTCTATAGTATCAAAAGAAATAATTGAATAACAAATATCATATTTCATTTGTATAGTATGCATTAATTAATGTCCTATAGTTTCACATTTCAAACATAATTTCTCGGTATAGCATGAACTGAAACAATTCTATTTCAATAAAGCACTACCTTACAAAATATTTCATGCATGGCCAAATAAGATGAAGAgcttagttagtttaattttcttaTCATTAACTTTCTTGTTTGTATGACTCTATATTTTAGTGGAAAAATAGCTAATGGATATGAAATATGATTAAAAGATAAGAACATAAAACAATGATAAAACAGAGACATAGAGTTATTTCCAAATGGTTGAAATATGAAATGTTTTCAATACATTTCAAGCTGGATTTAAACAGTTATACAACTCCTAAATATCCTCAAGTTTCACAAAAATATAGTACATAAAATTGTCATGCGGATACTCATAATATAATAATTTATTAGGCTTCTTGGTCTGTTTTTCTTCGAGTTGTGATATTCATGGCTGGCTCCCTTTCCTCAATCATCAATTGTTTGGATGTATGCACTAGGAACTGTTCCATGGTTCCCTTTAATCGACAGCATCTCATACAACAGCAAAGGCTTAAATGACATTAAATTTTCCTGCGCACAAAGGTACATGCAATCGAATATTAATAAGATTGAATCTATTTCAAATATTCTATAAGTAAACATGCTTTATCTTGTTTGACAACTACCTGTGTATAGCTTCCAACAATTTTGTCTCCATGGAAATCCGGAATGGATATAATGGTCACCAAACCTGAGTCAGCACTGTACAATTTAATCATATTAGTTATATTTTTATATAATAATCATTTGTTAAGGCATTGAAAGAATGTTATCAATAGTACCTATTAGCACCGTGAATAATAGGCTTCAAATAATTTGTGTCCCATGTGGTGAAGTCAACTTCCCATCCCGAGTAAAGCTCTTTCACAACTGTTGTCATTGCGCACAGAATTTTCTTCACATTTGAATCATGCATCTTCTTTAGTTCAGTTTCATTTGATCGTACATACGTCGGGTCAGCAACATGTACACATTTTTGCAGCATGTCAAGGAAATAGGAGCACCATGTAACATTCACTAAAGCAGGAACTATAATCTGCACATAGATTAATATTTAACTTAGTATGAAAGAAGTTTTTCACTCATCAGTCACTTTATATATCAAATACAAAGCTCGCAAACATATATATATAATCCATTTTAAATAACTTACGGTTCTGCACTCCGATATATCATATAATAGTTCTATCTTCCGAAACTGGTCAAGCACAGAACGGCTGGACATAACATTCTCATTTGCTAGAACCATCATCTGCATTCATTTTATGCAAAATATTACTTATTTTTCATTTGACAAGATCATATTTTTCTTTGGAAAACTTACTGCAAAGTCTGACTCCAGTATATGCCTACACCTTTGCTTCTTTGAAGTGCCATACATCAACATTTCAAGTTGAACAAGTCTCTTGATACATAAATCAAATACTTCGTAGCTGAATGTTTTGAAGAGTACAAGTGTATCCTTCAATTCATTGCCTATTAACTCGATGTACCTTGGTTCGTAATGTATTATCCAGCACCTGTCATACAGTAAATAGTGTTGGCTTTGATAAATATTTATATTATGGAAATTCCATACTATACGTGAAGTTTACTTACACTTCATTTTCCTCGTGCTTGCTGTTTAGTACCCAATTTGATAATGTAGAGAGCATAGCTGATGATCTTTTTAGCATAGTACTCCCTACAAGCACATGATTAATTGCCAATGGACCATTGCTTACTTTAATTTTCTCAATAGGTGAGTCTATGAACTCTGCTTCGAGTGCTCTTGCATTCAAGTTCAATATATCTTCTCTTTGAAACAAACGAAATGCAACAGCTGTTTCTGACATACGACTAGCAACTGTTGCTGGTGAAAGTTGATTTTGTGGTGTTTGCACATTAACAAATTGATCACATGTATTAGAACATGGTGTTTGTACTACATTAGTTGGTGTTCTGGTTCCATCCATATAACCTGAAAGAAACAACGTACTAAATGAATGATCTTAAAATTTATATCAAAATAAACAAATCATATAACATATATCATTGATGAATGATGCATTATGATTTCATATCTCTTACCAGTATTTTCAAGTTCAAACTTTTTGCTTGTTGATGAGTCAATTTTTTTGAAGTGCCTGAAACAGTAAATGGAAAAAGTGTTAGCATTTCTTACTAGTGCAAGCAGTAGTTTATTTTAGTTGAATTACTTACAATCACTGTTAGAATCTGCTCCACTATATTCACTTCTAGAACGCTTTAAATTGTTTCTGCACTGGGGTGGTCCTTTAGATTTAATTTCTGTTCCGGTGCTGTGGTCATGAACCTCTTTGCTAATTCAAGGTTATCATTTAGAATGATTTCCAATAGATCGTCTATCTTTGAAGATATATGTTCCCTTCCGGATGTTGGTATTTGCTGGTTATTAACTTGACCAGCGAAATTACAAATTGGTTGTGCAATGGCTTTAAACTCATCCATATGTCTTACAATCCTAGCAGTGTGCCATTTAAGATCAATAATTTGAAGAACGGAGAGCTGATGGAAAATATAGTGTTAGCAAATATAATTGTTTCCATTAAGTTATTCATATTTGTTCAACCGTTAGAAAATCATACCTTCTTCGGGATTGTTCCTTGGACATAAGAATCAAGGTAAAGGTTCACTGGCCGCTTTGCATTACTTGTTGTTTGAACTGGTCCAGGTTTGCTTTTAACTATGTTTGGTATAAATGGAGGTTTCTTCATTGGATCAGTTCCAAATTTTGATATACTTCTATCCTGTTTATGAACAATATATTTCCTGTTCTTCAACGACTTAAGCTGACAATCAAACAAAAACTTTATTGATGGTTCAGACAAATTCACAGATATATATGTGATAGGTTAGTAATACAGAACTTGTTTTATATAAGTTAATAAACAATTTTATCATATTTCACTTTCATATTATGAAATTTGGTAATAATTGTGAAAAATTACTTAACATATATTAAATGAAATAAGATATGTAGTaacggtttacatttgaaacatcaTATTTCATTGGTAAAATCAGATACATATTTCATTGATTCGATTCAAGTCAATTTATATTACAGATACCTGAAAAATATAATATCATAAGTATCATATTTCATTATTTGTATATATATAGAGTGTACGTATAGAAAGTTGATTTCAATATAGAAGGAATTAAGCTGCGAATGCTAAATAAACAATTTTTATGAGTAAGACAAATTCAGagaaatattttcaataggttacTAATTATATTATCACCTCATTTGATCCGAATGAATGTTCATCAGCCTTCTGCCTCACAAGTTCTATCATCTTTGACATCTTCTCACAGTCAAATGCAGAAATAGTAGGCACTACATAATCAGGTATGTTTAGAATTCCAAGATTGAGACTGCCCAAAACGAAAGCCTGTCATATATTTAATAAAGTACAACAATTAGTTTCCATGCATTAATAAATGATCAGATGCAGAAAATATTTTAATATTTCAGAATCATGCTTCTTTTAATTACATTACTGACCTGCAAAAGTAGTGCGCAACTTGAAACATATTTGACACATTTTTTGGTCTTCAGTTCATACTGAGCTTTTCTGGCTGCATTCATAATTTCATCAATTGCTGTTGAGCAAAAGTTGTATGATGGTATTTCATTTTGTTTTAGTAGTGAACCCCAGTAATCTTTAGCTCCATGATTGGCACTGCTGCGCGCTATTAAGAAATATCCCATTATGA
Above is a window of Triticum dicoccoides isolate Atlit2015 ecotype Zavitan chromosome 5B, WEW_v2.0, whole genome shotgun sequence DNA encoding:
- the LOC119312080 gene encoding protein FAR1-RELATED SEQUENCE 6-like produces the protein MESQMDTVPASFMELLNMVEHPITNFNQPNTENSIPEESSCYSDRPYFSEDNDVLSRPNLRVETCDYVDDSNEVESRLQCRKDTVELPDKMFMPENLDENYLFSAYNVQTEESDSNERFLEGGQVGAVENGIRSYCEDTSVQMLRPVVGMKFSSIAEAYDFYNTYSWVLGFSIRNGDNYITIRTCVQIMQEFTCQRAGFNKNTKYATTRCGCKATLRVNLN